The following proteins come from a genomic window of Mycolicibacterium rufum:
- the rsmI gene encoding 16S rRNA (cytidine(1402)-2'-O)-methyltransferase: protein MAAGRLLIGATPLGQPSDASTRLIRALATADVIAAEDTRRVRTLAHALEVRPVGKIVSLFDQNEATRVPALLDDIRGGATVLLVSDAGMPLISDPGYRMVAACVEAGLPVQCLPGPSAVTTALAVAGLPSERFCFEGFAPRKQSARTTWLQTLALEPRTCVFFESPRRLADCLRDAVTVLGADRRAVVCRELTKTHEEIVRGTLGELAEWATGPVLGEITVVLAGATPSADPDSLVAEVNRLVEDGLRVKDACAQVVAAHPGAPSRRELYDAVLRSRG from the coding sequence ATGGCCGCTGGACGACTGCTCATCGGCGCCACGCCGCTCGGCCAGCCGTCGGACGCGTCGACCCGGCTGATCCGGGCGCTGGCCACCGCCGATGTGATCGCCGCCGAGGACACCCGGCGGGTCCGCACGCTCGCTCACGCGCTCGAGGTGCGCCCGGTCGGCAAGATCGTCAGCCTTTTCGATCAGAACGAGGCGACGCGGGTGCCTGCGCTGCTCGACGACATCCGTGGCGGTGCGACGGTGCTGCTGGTCAGCGACGCCGGCATGCCGCTGATCAGCGACCCCGGCTACCGGATGGTCGCGGCGTGTGTCGAGGCCGGCCTGCCGGTGCAGTGCCTGCCGGGCCCGTCCGCGGTGACGACGGCGCTCGCGGTCGCGGGCCTGCCGTCGGAGAGGTTCTGCTTCGAGGGCTTCGCGCCGCGCAAGCAGTCGGCGCGCACCACGTGGTTACAGACGCTGGCCCTCGAGCCTCGTACATGTGTGTTCTTCGAATCGCCGCGCCGGCTGGCCGACTGTCTGCGCGACGCGGTGACGGTGCTGGGCGCCGACCGCCGTGCGGTGGTGTGCCGCGAGCTCACCAAGACGCACGAGGAGATCGTGCGCGGGACGCTCGGGGAGCTGGCGGAGTGGGCCACCGGCCCGGTGCTGGGGGAGATCACCGTGGTGCTCGCGGGGGCGACACCGAGCGCCGACCCCGACAGCCTGGTCGCCGAGGTGAACCGTCTGGTCGAGGACGGGCTGCGGGTCAAGGACGCGTGCGCGCAGGTGGTCGCCGCGCATCCCGGGGCGCCGTCACGCCGGGAGCTCTACGACGCGGTGCTGCGCTCCCGCGGCTGA